The following proteins are co-located in the Wenzhouxiangella marina genome:
- a CDS encoding pilin, with translation MGFRHFALSCTLAASLILIACSQDEPASTSNPPVADSAWDEALADRARLIDVLPETTLAYIRIPSLWGLISAPKPGALAPALGSEANRAVVEQLQHRVPEAMAIEFGALAPAMTLILDTLASPLEIAMVGDGPQPLEADLVIEARLDLTSTEEFNTLLTNLTGSEGVLRILEPATDEEPGQLLAGLFPIFYGFDAETQRVRLVGGMSAQVESYLESLEWDGAGDSRLRQMHERIDASGFGLMVWADGERLAPVLEQSLPPEQAAEIRDLGLLATDELAYGYGSSNGKARLSLIARGEGGPLWQFGLPEPGTSDFEANGEPDYAAGLLLPDSAWVERTWQALDPDAESNRAEIDQKLMELSGARLADWIDALAGRWLLLNDANGGYLVHEPARADAWGALLDRLATKFDIVRDAQTHRGQAVHRLSIPGMSLPIDLPEAQDPGQQAGQWIVQRLMAIGTHVYWLEEDGRRILANVPQILHDRLAYPGDTSVGDWLARAGLNPGQATLFGAVRADGAPQRNYYAYLSTLQALGDMLDTQVDLSPFPSARSLELADAGTVGLELSYTEQTIELGLAFENHPGDLFYSGGGGMAGIAVAGMLAAIAIPAYQDYTKRAMSSEFLNMAASAKLAIAEFYVSEGRLPNEEEAASFSQVFDSGPVRRIDYNARLLRLVIQLGPEAGFGDNASLELVPVLQNGMVVRWRCASTSIEDTALPAQCRP, from the coding sequence ATGGGATTCCGTCACTTCGCACTGTCCTGCACGCTGGCCGCCAGCCTGATTCTGATCGCCTGTTCGCAGGACGAGCCCGCGTCCACCTCGAACCCACCGGTCGCCGACAGCGCCTGGGACGAGGCTCTGGCCGATCGCGCCCGCCTGATCGACGTGTTGCCGGAGACCACCCTGGCCTACATCCGCATTCCCAGCCTCTGGGGACTGATCAGCGCGCCCAAGCCCGGCGCCCTGGCACCCGCACTGGGCAGCGAGGCGAACCGCGCGGTCGTCGAGCAGCTGCAGCATCGCGTGCCCGAAGCGATGGCGATCGAATTCGGCGCCCTCGCCCCCGCCATGACCCTGATCCTCGACACCCTGGCCTCGCCGCTGGAGATCGCCATGGTCGGCGACGGGCCGCAGCCCCTGGAGGCCGATCTGGTCATCGAAGCCCGCCTCGATCTGACCTCGACCGAAGAATTCAACACCCTGCTGACCAACCTCACGGGCAGCGAGGGCGTGCTCAGGATCCTCGAGCCCGCCACGGATGAGGAACCCGGGCAACTGCTGGCTGGCCTGTTTCCGATCTTCTACGGTTTCGACGCCGAGACCCAGCGCGTTCGACTGGTGGGCGGCATGTCGGCCCAGGTCGAGTCCTATCTCGAGTCTCTGGAATGGGACGGCGCCGGAGACTCACGGCTCCGCCAGATGCACGAGCGCATCGACGCCAGCGGCTTCGGCCTGATGGTCTGGGCCGACGGCGAGCGCCTGGCCCCGGTGCTGGAACAGAGCCTGCCGCCCGAACAGGCCGCCGAGATTCGCGACCTTGGCCTGCTCGCCACCGACGAACTGGCCTACGGCTACGGCAGCAGCAATGGCAAGGCTCGCCTGAGCCTGATCGCCCGCGGCGAGGGCGGCCCCCTGTGGCAGTTCGGCCTGCCCGAGCCCGGCACCAGTGATTTCGAGGCGAACGGCGAACCCGACTATGCGGCCGGCCTGCTGCTGCCGGACAGCGCCTGGGTGGAGCGGACCTGGCAGGCGCTCGACCCGGATGCGGAGTCGAATCGAGCCGAGATCGATCAGAAGCTGATGGAGCTCAGCGGTGCCCGACTGGCCGACTGGATCGACGCCCTGGCCGGGCGCTGGCTGCTGCTCAACGACGCCAACGGTGGCTACCTGGTCCACGAGCCCGCACGAGCCGACGCCTGGGGCGCGCTGCTCGATCGATTGGCCACGAAGTTCGACATCGTCCGGGACGCGCAGACGCATCGGGGCCAGGCGGTCCATCGCCTTTCGATTCCCGGCATGAGCCTGCCGATCGATCTGCCCGAGGCGCAGGATCCGGGCCAGCAGGCCGGCCAGTGGATCGTCCAGCGCCTGATGGCGATCGGGACCCACGTCTACTGGCTGGAAGAGGATGGCCGGCGGATCCTGGCCAACGTGCCACAGATCCTGCACGATCGGCTCGCCTACCCGGGTGACACGTCGGTCGGGGACTGGCTGGCGCGGGCCGGCCTGAACCCCGGCCAGGCCACGCTGTTCGGCGCCGTGCGGGCCGACGGCGCCCCGCAGCGCAACTACTACGCCTACCTGTCGACCCTGCAGGCCCTGGGTGACATGCTCGACACCCAGGTCGATCTCTCACCCTTTCCCAGCGCACGCAGCCTCGAACTGGCCGACGCGGGCACGGTAGGTCTGGAGCTGAGCTACACGGAGCAGACCATCGAACTGGGCCTGGCCTTCGAGAATCACCCGGGGGATCTGTTCTACAGCGGTGGTGGCGGTATGGCGGGCATCGCCGTGGCCGGCATGCTGGCCGCGATCGCCATCCCGGCCTACCAGGACTACACGAAGCGGGCGATGAGCTCGGAATTCCTGAACATGGCCGCCAGCGCCAAGCTGGCCATTGCGGAGTTCTATGTCAGTGAAGGTCGCCTGCCCAACGAGGAAGAAGCCGCGTCCTTCAGCCAGGTGTTCGACAGCGGGCCCGTTCGCCGCATCGACTACAACGCCCGCCTCCTGCGCCTGGTCATCCAGCTCGGACCCGAAGCCGGCTTCGGCGACAACGCCAGCCTGGAACTGGTGCCCGTGCTGCAGAACGGCATGGTGGTCCGCTGGCGCTGCGCCAGCACCAGCATCGAAGACACGGCCCTGCCCGCGCAGTGCCGGCCCTGA
- a CDS encoding SGNH/GDSL hydrolase family protein has product MRTSSLLFWGGFALTLPQALWVRSRARRFEDAAGEPRGRIEGPTPRRFIAIGDSIIAGVGCSSLERACVGHTASRLAAAMETGLEWDALGETGATTGQILARLLPRLPETPADYILISAGVNDITGLKSLTHWKTVLGTLVDRLHAHSPDARIAVLGIPPMHCFPRLPQPLRALFGLRARAYDEAAHALLAGLDHAVYVRFVGEFRPDQFAPDGYHPSEASCGEIADEVVKALIGR; this is encoded by the coding sequence GTGCGCACGAGCAGTCTGCTGTTCTGGGGCGGATTTGCCCTGACCCTGCCCCAGGCCCTGTGGGTGCGCAGCCGCGCCCGGCGCTTCGAGGATGCGGCCGGCGAGCCTCGCGGGCGGATCGAGGGACCGACGCCGCGCCGATTCATCGCCATCGGCGACTCGATCATCGCCGGCGTGGGCTGTTCCAGCCTGGAGCGGGCCTGCGTGGGCCACACGGCCAGCCGGCTGGCTGCCGCCATGGAAACCGGGCTGGAGTGGGACGCCTTGGGCGAGACCGGCGCCACGACCGGTCAGATCCTCGCACGCCTGCTCCCGCGCCTGCCCGAGACGCCCGCCGATTACATCCTCATCTCGGCCGGCGTCAACGACATCACGGGCCTGAAGTCCCTGACCCACTGGAAGACCGTGCTGGGCACGCTGGTCGATCGTCTGCATGCGCATTCACCCGACGCACGCATCGCCGTGCTCGGAATTCCGCCCATGCACTGCTTTCCCCGCCTGCCGCAACCGCTCCGCGCCCTGTTCGGCCTCCGCGCACGCGCCTACGACGAGGCGGCACATGCCTTGCTTGCCGGGCTCGATCATGCGGTGTACGTGCGCTTCGTCGGGGAATTCCGGCCCGATCAGTTCGCCCCGGACGGCTACCATCCATCCGAAGCCAGCTGCGGCGAGATCGCCGATGAAGTGGTCAAGGCACTGATCGGCCGCTGA
- a CDS encoding synaptic vesicle VAT-1 family membrane protein, which translates to MQHIVIDQPGGYEALQLREAPTPAPGPDEVLIKVRACGLNYADGIIRMGLYASAKKLHGYPITPGFEVAGVVEQVGPDVGRWRPGDEVIGLTLFNGYASHLKLPAAGVFAKPDNLDFAQAATLPTVFLTAWWMVHRQVHPEPGETWLVHSAAGGVGSALLQLARLAGVRAIGVVGGGHKIDTALAMGADAVIDKSTEDLWARAEQLAPDGFQTIFDANGVSTLKQSYAHLAPTGRLVIFGFASMLPRDGRLNWFRLALDWLKTPRFNPLDMTQSNRSVLAANLSFLQAHAPTMQAGMDWLLDRFASGELQPLPVETFPLEQAAEAQRRIESGKTVGKLALIPPQD; encoded by the coding sequence ATGCAGCACATCGTGATCGACCAACCTGGCGGCTATGAGGCGCTGCAGCTGCGTGAGGCGCCGACGCCAGCGCCGGGGCCCGACGAGGTCCTGATCAAGGTCCGGGCCTGCGGCCTGAACTACGCCGACGGCATCATCCGCATGGGCCTGTATGCCTCGGCGAAGAAACTGCACGGCTACCCGATCACGCCGGGCTTCGAAGTCGCCGGCGTCGTCGAGCAGGTCGGACCTGACGTCGGTCGCTGGAGGCCGGGCGACGAGGTGATCGGCCTGACCCTGTTCAATGGCTACGCCAGCCATCTCAAGCTGCCCGCCGCAGGCGTCTTCGCCAAACCGGACAATCTGGACTTCGCCCAGGCCGCCACCCTGCCGACGGTCTTTCTCACCGCCTGGTGGATGGTGCACCGGCAGGTCCATCCGGAGCCGGGCGAGACCTGGCTCGTACACTCGGCCGCCGGCGGGGTCGGCTCGGCCCTGCTGCAGCTGGCCCGCCTGGCCGGCGTCCGCGCCATCGGCGTGGTCGGCGGAGGCCACAAGATCGACACGGCCCTGGCGATGGGCGCCGACGCGGTCATCGACAAGTCCACGGAAGACCTCTGGGCTCGCGCCGAGCAGCTGGCGCCCGACGGCTTCCAGACCATCTTCGATGCCAACGGCGTGTCGACCCTGAAGCAGAGCTATGCCCATCTGGCGCCCACGGGCCGCCTGGTGATCTTCGGCTTTGCCAGCATGCTGCCCAGGGACGGTCGCCTGAACTGGTTCAGACTGGCTCTGGACTGGCTGAAGACCCCGCGCTTCAACCCCCTCGACATGACCCAGTCCAACAGGAGCGTGCTGGCCGCCAATCTGAGTTTCCTCCAGGCCCATGCGCCGACCATGCAGGCCGGCATGGACTGGCTGCTGGACCGTTTCGCCAGTGGCGAGCTCCAGCCCCTGCCCGTCGAGACCTTCCCCCTCGAGCAAGCCGCCGAGGCCCAGCGCCGAATCGAGTCCGGCAAGACCGTGGGCAAGCTGGCGCTGATCCCGCCGCAGGATTGA
- a CDS encoding serine hydrolase domain-containing protein: MMIRILPVLALLLASAATAQPVPERFDWPTATPEAAGFDPERLAEAVALARSEAVLEPTAMHQHLLDTYTPREPNYRVLGPTRDRVGDSGMILSGGRVVAQWGDIHRVDMTFSVVKSYLATLVALALQDGLIESLDDPVQRYVHTGEFDNEHNSKISWRHLLHQTSDWSGTLWEVHDWADRPVGDDPAQWPNREMHEPGSFFKYNDVRVNLLAYSLMQVFRQPLPVVLRTRIMDPIGASSTWRWHGYRNSWIELDGLRMQSVSGGGHFGGGLFISTADHARFGLLMLQRGVWGEQRLIEDDWFDAMRTPTPARPDYGYLWWLNTNREAIPGAPASAYWAAGFGGNFIYIDECNDLVVVLRWIPDQRQVIEAILDARTTINECQDAA, encoded by the coding sequence ATGATGATTCGCATCCTTCCCGTTCTCGCCCTGCTGCTGGCCAGCGCGGCGACGGCACAGCCCGTGCCGGAGCGCTTCGACTGGCCGACCGCCACGCCGGAGGCCGCCGGCTTCGACCCTGAGCGCCTGGCCGAGGCCGTGGCCCTGGCCCGATCCGAGGCGGTGCTGGAGCCCACCGCCATGCATCAGCACCTGCTGGACACCTACACGCCCCGCGAGCCGAACTATCGCGTCCTCGGCCCCACGCGGGACCGGGTCGGCGACAGCGGCATGATTCTGAGCGGTGGCCGCGTGGTGGCCCAATGGGGCGACATCCACCGCGTCGACATGACCTTCAGCGTGGTCAAGAGCTACCTGGCCACCCTCGTCGCCCTGGCGCTGCAGGACGGTCTGATCGAATCCCTCGATGACCCGGTCCAGCGCTATGTGCACACTGGCGAGTTCGACAACGAGCACAATTCGAAGATCAGCTGGCGCCATCTTCTGCACCAGACCTCGGACTGGTCAGGCACGCTCTGGGAAGTTCATGACTGGGCCGATCGCCCCGTCGGTGACGACCCCGCCCAGTGGCCGAACCGCGAGATGCACGAGCCCGGCAGCTTCTTCAAGTACAACGACGTTCGGGTCAATCTCCTCGCCTACAGCCTGATGCAGGTGTTCCGCCAGCCCCTGCCCGTCGTGCTCCGAACCCGGATCATGGACCCGATCGGCGCGTCCTCGACCTGGCGCTGGCACGGGTACCGCAATTCCTGGATCGAGCTCGACGGGCTGCGCATGCAATCCGTCTCCGGCGGCGGGCACTTCGGCGGCGGCCTGTTCATCTCCACCGCCGACCACGCCCGCTTCGGCCTGCTGATGCTTCAGCGCGGCGTCTGGGGCGAGCAGCGCCTGATCGAGGACGACTGGTTCGATGCCATGCGCACGCCGACGCCGGCGCGCCCCGACTACGGCTACCTGTGGTGGCTGAACACCAATCGCGAAGCGATTCCCGGCGCTCCGGCTTCCGCCTACTGGGCGGCGGGCTTCGGCGGCAACTTCATCTACATCGACGAATGCAACGACCTGGTCGTGGTGCTGCGCTGGATCCCGGATCAGCGCCAGGTCATCGAAGCCATCCTCGACGCCCGCACGACCATCAACGAATGCCAGGACGCCGCTTGA
- a CDS encoding valine--tRNA ligase, whose protein sequence is MDKHYEPQGLEGRWYEQWDAKGCFKPTGEGEPYTILLPPPNVTGTLHMGHAFQHTLMDALIRYHRMKGRDTLWQVGVDHAGIATEMVVTRQIEAEGGKRDDYSREAFVERVWDWKHESGSTITGQMRRLGASADWSRERFTMDDDLSEAVIETFVRLHEEGLIYRGPRLVNWDPVLKTAISDLEVVNSDEQGKLWSIRYPRTDGRGDIVVATTRPETLLGDVCVAVHPDDERYTDLVGQTVELPLTGRQIPVIADDYVDPEFGTGCVKITPAHDFNDWQVGSRHGFEPINVFTPEAKINGNAPASYRGLDRFEARARILEDLKASGLLVEEKPHAMVVPRGDRSGQIIEPYLTDQWFVKMDELGKLGLDAFESGRIEFVPPNWINTYRHWMENLQDWCISRQLWWGHRIPAWYDENGTIYVGRSENEVREKHALSSDVALRQDDDVLETWFSSALWAHSTLGWPDPERMAREGFDRYLPSSVLITGFDIIFFWVARMVMMTGHFTGKVPFEQVYITGLIRDRDGQKMSKSKGNVLDPIDLIDGIDLDSLVEKRTRGLMQPQMKAQIEKHTREEFPDGIPAFGADALRFTFAALAGHGRDIKFDLGRCEGYRNFLNKLWNATRFTLMNVGEDALEAPAAGALDAPSRWIRSRLDRTIAIVDQALADYRFDLAAKAMYEFVWNDFCDWYLELSKPALFEEAEAANPAAAQATRHTLATVLETTLRLLHPFIPFVTEEIWQRVKVPAGVDGEFLINTAWPEAGEPDPAAEADTEWLKGVISAIRSARTELNLAPGKPMPLLIQQASEEDRERLGRFEDLIKRLARLERIEVVGDDRDSADCAVALAGGMRLLIPLAGLVDIAEELARLNKQLEREQKGLTGTEKKLANERFVANAPADVVEKERARLAEHRSKVAELSGQIEKLGKLEG, encoded by the coding sequence ATGGACAAGCATTACGAGCCGCAGGGCCTGGAAGGGCGCTGGTACGAACAGTGGGACGCGAAGGGCTGCTTCAAGCCGACGGGCGAAGGCGAGCCATACACCATCCTGCTGCCACCGCCGAACGTCACCGGCACCCTGCACATGGGCCATGCCTTCCAGCACACCCTGATGGATGCTCTGATCCGCTATCACCGAATGAAGGGTCGTGACACGCTCTGGCAGGTCGGTGTCGACCACGCCGGGATCGCCACGGAAATGGTGGTCACCCGCCAGATCGAAGCCGAAGGCGGCAAACGCGACGACTACAGCCGCGAGGCCTTCGTCGAACGGGTCTGGGACTGGAAGCACGAGTCCGGCTCGACGATCACCGGCCAGATGCGCCGCCTGGGGGCCTCGGCGGACTGGTCGCGCGAGCGCTTCACCATGGACGACGACCTGAGCGAAGCGGTCATCGAGACCTTTGTCCGTCTGCACGAAGAAGGCCTGATCTACCGGGGCCCGCGCCTGGTCAACTGGGACCCGGTGCTGAAGACGGCCATCTCCGACCTGGAAGTGGTCAACAGCGACGAGCAGGGCAAGCTCTGGTCGATCCGCTACCCGCGAACCGACGGCCGGGGCGACATCGTCGTGGCCACGACCCGCCCGGAAACCCTGCTCGGCGACGTCTGCGTGGCGGTGCATCCGGACGACGAACGCTACACCGACCTGGTCGGCCAGACCGTCGAACTGCCCCTGACCGGCCGGCAGATCCCCGTCATCGCCGATGACTACGTCGACCCCGAATTCGGCACCGGCTGCGTCAAGATCACCCCGGCGCACGACTTCAACGACTGGCAGGTCGGCAGCCGCCACGGCTTCGAGCCGATCAATGTCTTCACCCCCGAGGCGAAGATCAACGGCAACGCACCGGCCAGCTACCGTGGCCTGGATCGTTTCGAGGCGAGAGCGCGCATCCTCGAGGACCTGAAGGCCTCCGGCCTGCTGGTCGAGGAAAAGCCGCACGCCATGGTCGTGCCGCGCGGCGACCGCTCGGGCCAGATCATCGAGCCCTACCTGACCGACCAGTGGTTCGTGAAGATGGACGAGCTGGGCAAGCTCGGTCTCGACGCCTTCGAGTCCGGCAGGATCGAGTTCGTTCCGCCGAACTGGATCAACACCTACCGCCACTGGATGGAGAACCTGCAGGACTGGTGCATCTCGCGCCAGCTCTGGTGGGGCCATCGGATTCCGGCCTGGTACGACGAGAACGGAACGATCTACGTCGGCCGCTCGGAGAACGAGGTTCGCGAAAAGCACGCTCTGAGCAGCGACGTGGCGCTTCGCCAGGACGACGACGTCCTCGAGACCTGGTTCTCCTCGGCCCTCTGGGCGCACTCGACCCTCGGCTGGCCGGATCCGGAGCGCATGGCCCGCGAAGGCTTCGACCGCTACCTGCCGAGTTCGGTGCTGATCACCGGCTTCGACATCATCTTCTTCTGGGTCGCGCGCATGGTCATGATGACCGGCCACTTCACCGGCAAGGTGCCCTTCGAGCAGGTCTATATCACCGGCCTGATCCGCGACCGCGACGGCCAGAAGATGTCCAAATCCAAGGGCAACGTGCTCGATCCGATCGACCTGATCGACGGCATCGACCTCGACAGCCTGGTCGAGAAGCGCACCCGTGGCCTCATGCAGCCGCAGATGAAGGCGCAGATCGAGAAGCACACGCGCGAGGAATTCCCCGACGGCATCCCTGCCTTCGGGGCCGATGCGCTCCGCTTCACCTTCGCCGCCCTGGCCGGCCACGGTCGCGACATCAAGTTCGACCTCGGCCGCTGCGAGGGCTACCGGAACTTCCTGAACAAGCTCTGGAACGCCACCCGCTTCACCCTGATGAACGTGGGCGAGGACGCCCTGGAGGCACCCGCAGCCGGGGCCCTCGACGCGCCCTCGCGCTGGATCCGCTCGCGCCTGGACCGCACCATCGCCATCGTCGACCAGGCCCTGGCCGACTACCGCTTCGACCTGGCCGCCAAGGCCATGTACGAGTTCGTCTGGAACGACTTCTGCGACTGGTACCTGGAACTGTCCAAGCCGGCCCTGTTCGAGGAAGCCGAGGCCGCCAACCCCGCCGCCGCCCAGGCCACGCGTCATACGCTGGCCACGGTGCTGGAAACGACGCTGCGCCTGTTGCACCCCTTCATTCCCTTCGTCACGGAGGAAATCTGGCAGAGGGTGAAGGTGCCTGCGGGCGTGGACGGCGAGTTCCTGATCAACACGGCCTGGCCCGAGGCGGGCGAACCCGACCCGGCGGCGGAAGCCGACACGGAATGGCTGAAGGGCGTGATCAGCGCCATCCGCTCGGCCAGAACGGAACTCAACCTGGCCCCGGGCAAGCCGATGCCCCTGCTGATCCAGCAGGCCAGCGAGGAGGACCGCGAGCGCCTCGGCCGCTTCGAGGACCTGATCAAGCGCCTGGCTCGCCTGGAACGCATCGAGGTGGTCGGCGACGATCGCGACAGCGCCGACTGTGCCGTGGCCCTGGCCGGCGGCATGCGCCTGCTGATCCCCCTGGCCGGCCTGGTCGACATCGCCGAAGAGCTGGCCCGCCTGAACAAGCAGCTCGAACGCGAGCAGAAGGGCCTGACGGGCACCGAGAAGAAGCTGGCCAACGAACGCTTCGTGGCCAATGCGCCAGCGGACGTGGTCGAGAAGGAGCGTGCGCGCCTGGCCGAGCACCGGAGCAAGGTGGCGGAGTTGAGTGGGCAGATCGAGAAGTTGGGGAAATTGGAGGGTTGA
- a CDS encoding DNA polymerase III subunit chi, with amino-acid sequence MRVDFYELSGRFDDPLFVACVLVGRAWPKAASVAIVAPAAQLKTLDERLWQEPEGRFLPHGIDQAEAPIQLSERAPEQAEVLINLDPASPLPTGRFERVLELVPSDEQTRALLRQRWMDWKQRGAEVNHHVLK; translated from the coding sequence ATGAGGGTCGATTTCTACGAGTTGTCCGGGCGCTTCGACGATCCCCTGTTCGTCGCCTGCGTGCTGGTCGGCCGGGCCTGGCCCAAGGCGGCCTCGGTGGCGATCGTGGCCCCCGCGGCCCAACTCAAGACCCTGGACGAGCGACTCTGGCAGGAACCGGAGGGTCGCTTCCTGCCGCATGGCATCGACCAGGCCGAAGCGCCGATCCAGCTCAGTGAGCGCGCGCCCGAGCAGGCCGAGGTGCTGATCAACCTCGACCCGGCCTCCCCGCTACCCACGGGCCGCTTCGAACGGGTGCTGGAACTGGTGCCCTCCGACGAGCAGACCCGCGCCCTGCTGCGCCAGCGCTGGATGGACTGGAAGCAGCGCGGAGCCGAAGTGAATCACCACGTATTGAAATAG
- a CDS encoding leucyl aminopeptidase → MQFTTRTDSIRDLATDCLIIGVAMGQAFEGDLADINEAGGGLLQRLDIDGELPRKAGKTLMLHAPAGLTASRLLVVGLGKPEKLDGIAFVKAVQAAGKALRQSRARNAHCLLAEATVTDRGADWKIRQAALALAHADYVYDATKKPGEDAAPATATVSFPEAPGVTEQLALASALGAGIGRARGLGDLPPNLCTPVFLADVAQSLAKEIDGLEAEVLDERQMAELNMGALLAVGQGSANPPRLIRLRWRGGAEGEAPLAMVGKGVTFDTGGISLKPRELMEQMKFDMCGAAATIGAMEAVARLKLPINVDGVVAAVENMPDGKAYRPGDVITAMNGKTIEVHNTDAEGRMILADAIYWTGQNSQPKMMVDIATLTGACVVALGHHASGVMTQDDELAGELLAAGDRAADRAWRLPLWDDYQEQIETPFADMKNIGGMPAGSITAGCFLSRFADGQRWAHIDIAGSAWRWGKPESATGRPVGMLVEWLIGHAGGWDALGA, encoded by the coding sequence ATGCAGTTTACAACCCGAACCGACTCGATCCGCGACCTTGCCACCGATTGTCTGATCATCGGCGTCGCCATGGGCCAGGCCTTCGAAGGCGATCTGGCTGACATCAACGAAGCCGGCGGTGGCCTGCTGCAGCGCCTGGACATCGACGGCGAGCTGCCGCGCAAGGCCGGCAAGACCCTGATGCTGCACGCGCCGGCCGGCCTGACCGCCAGTCGTCTGCTGGTGGTCGGTCTGGGCAAGCCCGAGAAACTCGACGGGATCGCCTTCGTCAAGGCGGTGCAGGCGGCCGGCAAGGCCCTGCGCCAGTCTCGCGCCCGGAACGCCCACTGCCTGCTCGCCGAGGCCACGGTCACCGATCGCGGCGCGGACTGGAAGATCCGCCAGGCCGCCCTCGCCCTGGCCCACGCCGACTACGTCTACGATGCCACCAAGAAGCCCGGCGAGGACGCCGCTCCGGCCACCGCCACGGTGAGCTTCCCGGAAGCGCCCGGGGTGACCGAGCAGCTGGCCCTGGCCAGCGCACTGGGCGCCGGCATCGGCCGCGCCCGCGGCCTGGGTGACCTGCCGCCCAACCTGTGCACCCCGGTCTTCCTGGCCGACGTCGCACAGTCCCTGGCCAAGGAGATCGATGGCCTCGAGGCCGAAGTCCTCGATGAGCGCCAGATGGCCGAACTGAACATGGGCGCCCTGCTGGCCGTGGGCCAGGGCAGCGCCAATCCGCCCCGCCTGATCCGCCTGCGCTGGCGCGGCGGGGCCGAAGGCGAGGCCCCGCTGGCCATGGTCGGCAAGGGCGTGACCTTCGATACCGGCGGCATCTCCCTCAAGCCCCGCGAGCTGATGGAACAGATGAAGTTCGACATGTGCGGTGCGGCCGCCACGATCGGCGCGATGGAAGCCGTCGCCCGCCTGAAGCTGCCGATCAACGTCGACGGGGTCGTCGCCGCCGTCGAGAACATGCCCGATGGCAAGGCCTATCGCCCGGGTGACGTGATCACCGCCATGAACGGCAAGACCATCGAAGTGCACAACACCGACGCCGAGGGCCGCATGATCCTGGCCGACGCGATCTACTGGACCGGCCAGAACAGCCAGCCGAAGATGATGGTCGACATCGCCACCCTGACCGGCGCCTGCGTCGTGGCCCTCGGCCACCACGCCTCGGGCGTGATGACCCAGGACGACGAACTGGCCGGCGAACTGCTGGCCGCCGGCGATCGCGCCGCCGATCGCGCCTGGCGCCTGCCGCTCTGGGACGACTACCAGGAACAGATCGAAACGCCCTTCGCCGACATGAAGAACATCGGTGGCATGCCCGCCGGCAGCATCACCGCCGGCTGCTTCCTGTCGCGCTTTGCCGACGGCCAGCGCTGGGCCCACATCGACATCGCCGGTTCCGCCTGGCGCTGGGGCAAGCCCGAGTCGGCCACGGGTCGCCCGGTCGGCATGCTCGTCGAGTGGCTCATCGGCCACGCCGGCGGCTGGGACGCACTCGGCGCCTGA
- the lptF gene encoding LPS export ABC transporter permease LptF, producing the protein MILQRYLLRETSAASLMSLLVFVGVMLALFLAELLGDAAQGLLPAASVLRLLVLRLPEALLMVGPLALMVGVLMAIGRLGETSELAVQRAAGLSFEAMLRPLLLLILVWAGGLLLVSGWLAPAAVARTGDLMADVARQALVSGLKAGQFDRLDSGRLTVYVGSVDRQTGELTDVFVHLFDGEESEVLTAPSGRLWIDADDQRPYLSLYQGHQLRHVNRLDSPRRRSIAFERNDIRLPAPDSGGAADQELRLSLSQLRPLDTAGRFREWHWRLAAPVAALLLGLLAVPLAQRAPRQGRFGVIVLALGLYLVYTNLVHAGLVLIERRDLASGPGLWPLHALIALLAAGLLFRHWRRW; encoded by the coding sequence ATGATTCTCCAACGCTACCTGCTGCGAGAGACGAGTGCGGCCAGCCTGATGAGCCTGCTGGTCTTCGTGGGCGTCATGCTGGCCCTGTTCCTGGCCGAGTTGCTCGGTGATGCGGCTCAGGGCCTGTTGCCCGCTGCCAGCGTGCTCCGGTTGCTGGTGCTCCGCTTGCCCGAAGCCCTGCTGATGGTCGGACCCCTGGCGCTGATGGTCGGCGTGCTGATGGCGATCGGCCGACTGGGTGAAACCAGCGAGCTGGCCGTTCAGCGTGCGGCCGGCTTGAGCTTCGAGGCGATGCTGCGGCCCCTGCTGTTGTTGATCCTGGTCTGGGCCGGCGGTCTCTTGCTGGTGTCGGGCTGGCTGGCGCCCGCCGCCGTCGCCAGGACCGGCGATCTGATGGCCGACGTGGCTCGCCAGGCCCTGGTCTCCGGGCTCAAGGCCGGGCAGTTCGATCGCCTCGACAGCGGACGTCTGACCGTCTACGTCGGCTCGGTCGATCGCCAGACGGGAGAACTCACGGACGTCTTCGTGCACCTCTTCGACGGCGAGGAATCCGAAGTGCTGACGGCACCGAGCGGTCGTTTGTGGATCGATGCCGATGACCAACGGCCCTATCTGAGCCTCTATCAGGGGCATCAGCTGCGCCACGTCAACCGGCTCGACTCCCCGCGCCGCCGCAGCATCGCCTTCGAGCGCAACGACATTCGCCTGCCGGCCCCGGACTCGGGCGGGGCCGCTGATCAGGAACTTCGTCTGTCCCTGAGCCAGCTGCGACCCCTGGACACGGCCGGCCGCTTTCGTGAATGGCACTGGCGTCTGGCGGCGCCGGTGGCGGCGCTGCTCCTGGGGCTCCTGGCCGTGCCCCTGGCGCAGCGCGCACCCCGGCAGGGGCGCTTCGGCGTGATCGTGCTCGCGCTAGGCCTGTACCTCGTCTACACCAATCTGGTCCACGCCGGGCTCGTGTTGATCGAGCGACGCGACCTGGCCAGTGGGCCGGGGCTATGGCCCCTGCATGCCCTGATCGCCCTGCTGGCGGCGGGCTTGCTGTTCCGACACTGGAGGCGCTGGTGA